A genomic segment from Desulfurella amilsii encodes:
- a CDS encoding branched-chain amino acid ABC transporter permease, which yields MNLFWQILFDGFIISSIYAVGVVGFSLIFGTAGVLNLSHGAFLVLSAIISWFFISHFHLPLIIGMLCGILASVIVSYLLFILIINPIDKSKKIPHAEKEVFILTATLLWSMIIEELLNYFFSSNPVVVPPFVKGVLHLFKMNITYNEILLSLFSVIVLIALWTFINKTKTGKVLLAASMSHDGLAISGVDIKKVYILLWGVYGILTGFSGALLASFLGASAESVPSLTGLAFSVVVLGGLGNITGSILAAFLIGYIQTMTAYLISPAYTSIPAYIILILILMFKPKGLFGRF from the coding sequence ATGAACCTATTCTGGCAAATTTTATTTGATGGCTTTATTATAAGCTCAATTTACGCTGTGGGAGTTGTAGGGTTTTCTCTGATATTTGGCACAGCAGGCGTGCTTAACCTTTCCCACGGCGCCTTTTTGGTATTAAGCGCCATTATTTCATGGTTTTTTATAAGCCATTTCCACTTACCATTGATAATCGGTATGCTTTGTGGGATTTTGGCTTCAGTTATAGTATCTTACCTGTTGTTTATTTTGATAATAAACCCTATAGACAAATCCAAAAAGATACCACATGCAGAAAAAGAAGTGTTCATACTGACTGCAACACTTTTATGGTCCATGATTATAGAAGAACTGCTGAATTATTTTTTTAGCTCAAACCCTGTGGTTGTGCCACCTTTTGTTAAAGGTGTTTTGCATTTATTTAAAATGAATATTACTTACAACGAAATATTACTTTCTCTTTTCTCGGTAATCGTACTAATCGCCTTGTGGACTTTTATAAACAAAACAAAGACAGGCAAAGTGCTGCTTGCTGCCTCCATGAGCCATGACGGGCTAGCTATAAGTGGTGTTGATATTAAAAAGGTCTATATACTCTTGTGGGGCGTGTATGGGATATTAACCGGCTTTTCTGGGGCTTTGCTTGCGTCTTTTTTGGGCGCAAGCGCAGAAAGTGTCCCAAGTCTTACAGGACTTGCTTTTTCTGTTGTGGTACTTGGGGGCTTGGGCAATATCACAGGCTCAATTTTGGCCGCTTTCTTAATTGGCTACATACAAACCATGACCGCTTATTTGATTTCGCCTGCATACACATCAATACCAGCTTACATAATTTTAATATTGATACTGATGTTTAAGCCGAAAGGCTTGTTTGGCAGGTTCTAG
- a CDS encoding branched-chain amino acid ABC transporter permease: protein MANVLKDRVTLIGLVIFLILIFVPQIFSPYVVGTFTIALYFAVFVMSWDLLFGYSGEVNFGPTFQIGIGAYTAAILNINTQLPLSVCIALGAVAAVAAGLFLVAPALRLRGPYFGLITLVSVLLLEQFVTIFAQYTGGEIGLSVPGIISVSSKTNFYFALLFCAFSATVLLVIAKSPIGLILQASAQDPTEAESLGFNITKYKVLAFAISALFSGLSGALLVFYLGTASVSLVVSIAVVLQIIISAIIGGRRTIIGPILGAFFIILLREWLQPLGQLNYVVVSIMGLIVLLFLPNGIISLFLRKN from the coding sequence ATGGCTAACGTTTTAAAAGATAGAGTTACACTCATTGGCCTTGTAATTTTCTTAATCCTAATATTTGTGCCGCAAATCTTTTCACCGTATGTTGTTGGTACTTTTACCATAGCATTGTACTTTGCAGTATTTGTTATGTCGTGGGATTTGTTATTTGGTTATTCTGGCGAGGTTAATTTTGGCCCTACCTTCCAGATAGGTATAGGTGCCTACACTGCAGCTATTCTAAATATTAACACCCAGCTGCCATTATCGGTGTGTATTGCACTTGGTGCTGTAGCAGCGGTTGCAGCAGGACTCTTTCTTGTTGCTCCTGCCTTGAGACTTAGAGGACCTTACTTTGGACTGATTACGCTTGTTAGCGTTTTGCTTTTAGAACAGTTTGTTACAATATTTGCTCAATACACAGGCGGTGAAATTGGCCTATCTGTACCTGGCATTATATCGGTTAGTTCTAAGACAAACTTTTATTTTGCACTTTTATTCTGCGCTTTCAGTGCAACTGTGCTGCTTGTTATTGCAAAATCGCCCATTGGCTTAATCCTTCAAGCTTCCGCCCAAGACCCAACAGAAGCAGAAAGTTTAGGTTTTAATATAACAAAATACAAAGTGCTGGCATTTGCTATCAGCGCTTTGTTTAGCGGATTATCCGGTGCATTGCTTGTATTTTACTTAGGCACAGCGTCGGTTAGTCTTGTAGTATCTATTGCTGTGGTTTTGCAAATTATCATATCGGCTATAATTGGTGGCCGAAGAACAATTATAGGGCCCATACTTGGAGCTTTTTTTATAATACTCTTAAGAGAGTGGCTGCAGCCTCTGGGTCAGTTAAACTATGTGGTTGTATCTATAATGGGGCTTATTGTGCTTTTGTTTTTGCCAAACGGCATTATAAGCTTGTTTTTGAGGAAAAATTAA
- a CDS encoding NAD(P)/FAD-dependent oxidoreductase, producing the protein MSRIVVLGAGISGHTAASYLRKLLPKEHEVVVISPNSKWNWIPSNIWVGVGEMEPEDVTFELGPIYKKAGIVFKQAKAIAIYPEGSSTISKPFVQIEHTSKESFGNQENIEYDYLINTTGPKLNFEATQGLGPEKNSLSVCSAQHAKETAKELKKTIETMKKGKNAVFLVGTGHGQSTCQGAAFEYAFNLDFILKKEKVKDKAKIVYITNEYELGDFGMGGVHIKNGGYLTHTKTFTESLFTERNVSWIKRAHVYKVEPNKAYYETLSGNHNEIEFDFAMLIPPFAGVGLKAYNKLNEDITQTLFVPNGFMKVDADYTQKPYEEWKASDWPKTYQNPTYKNIFAAGIAFAPPHSISKPMKSSNGTPIFPTPPRTGMPSAIIGRNCALNIIDMIKYGNQTPKHTASMAEIGAACVASTGAGFFSGTAASITVYPIVPDFEKYPEYGRDLLYTFGEIGLAGHWIKLLLHYGFIYKAKLKPFWFILPE; encoded by the coding sequence ATGTCAAGAATCGTTGTCTTGGGAGCTGGCATTTCTGGGCATACCGCCGCATCTTACCTTAGGAAGCTCTTGCCAAAAGAGCATGAAGTGGTTGTCATTTCACCAAATAGCAAGTGGAACTGGATACCTTCTAACATTTGGGTGGGGGTAGGTGAAATGGAGCCAGAAGATGTAACGTTTGAGCTTGGGCCAATTTATAAAAAGGCCGGTATAGTTTTTAAACAAGCAAAAGCTATTGCCATTTATCCAGAAGGTTCATCAACAATTTCAAAGCCCTTTGTTCAGATTGAGCATACAAGCAAAGAGTCTTTTGGAAATCAAGAAAATATAGAATACGATTACTTGATAAATACAACTGGCCCAAAGCTTAACTTTGAGGCAACGCAAGGCCTCGGTCCAGAAAAAAACTCTTTGTCTGTATGTAGCGCACAACACGCCAAAGAAACGGCAAAAGAGCTTAAAAAAACCATTGAAACTATGAAAAAAGGCAAAAACGCTGTATTTCTTGTTGGCACAGGACATGGCCAGTCTACCTGCCAAGGAGCAGCCTTTGAGTATGCTTTTAACCTGGACTTTATTTTAAAAAAAGAAAAGGTAAAAGATAAAGCAAAAATAGTTTACATAACAAATGAGTACGAGCTGGGTGACTTTGGTATGGGAGGTGTACATATAAAAAACGGGGGCTACCTAACACATACCAAAACATTTACTGAATCTTTGTTTACAGAAAGAAACGTCTCGTGGATAAAAAGGGCGCATGTATACAAAGTCGAGCCAAACAAGGCATATTACGAAACGCTCTCTGGTAATCATAATGAAATTGAATTTGATTTTGCAATGCTTATTCCGCCTTTTGCGGGTGTTGGCCTAAAAGCATACAATAAACTCAACGAAGATATTACACAAACTCTTTTTGTACCAAATGGCTTTATGAAGGTTGATGCAGATTATACCCAAAAGCCTTATGAAGAATGGAAAGCTTCTGACTGGCCAAAAACATACCAAAACCCCACATATAAAAATATATTTGCAGCAGGTATAGCCTTTGCGCCACCTCATAGTATATCAAAACCAATGAAAAGCTCAAACGGAACACCTATTTTCCCAACACCGCCGCGCACTGGCATGCCATCTGCTATAATTGGCAGAAATTGTGCCCTAAATATTATTGATATGATTAAATATGGCAATCAAACACCAAAGCATACTGCATCTATGGCAGAAATTGGCGCAGCGTGTGTAGCTTCAACTGGCGCGGGCTTTTTTTCTGGGACTGCCGCTTCTATCACAGTGTATCCAATTGTACCCGATTTTGAAAAATACCCAGAATACGGCAGAGATTTGCTCTACACGTTTGGAGAAATTGGGCTTGCAGGGCATTGGATTAAGCTTCTTTTGCACTATGGATTTATTTACAAGGCAAAACTGAAACCATTTTGGTTTATATTACCAGAATAG
- a CDS encoding ABC transporter substrate-binding protein codes for MNTFKRLLLGLAIFSVIFLPKLVFAAEPINIGIIAEQGTLVGDSIVNGAKLAADQINAKGGIDGRPIKLFIYDDHMRATDAVQAFQRAVYDHHVVAVMGSWISEVALALEPWAARLHTIYITTGAADPKITQLVHNNYNMYKYVFQLKYNATEMAQTVCNFIRDDLVKQYGYKTAYVASENAAWTEPLDAEYLKCLPKVGVKVVGHMRFAPNTTDFTPILTKIKSKNPDLLVTGWAHTGLQQTVQWHEAKYPFLIVGINAQASTSDFWKKSNGATEGIISQAEGSPSPITPKTIPFVKEYEKVYGITPAYGGYTTYDSIYVLANAIQKAKTTNTDALIKALEATNYVGVMGHIEFYGKDSPFAHGIKYGKGFATGVILQWQHGKLETVWPENAATSKVILPSFVKK; via the coding sequence ATGAACACTTTTAAACGGCTTCTTTTGGGATTGGCTATTTTTTCTGTTATTTTTTTACCGAAATTAGTTTTTGCGGCTGAACCTATTAATATTGGTATTATAGCAGAACAAGGCACGCTTGTAGGTGATTCTATCGTAAATGGTGCAAAATTAGCTGCCGATCAAATTAATGCAAAAGGTGGCATTGATGGCAGGCCAATAAAGCTATTTATTTATGATGATCACATGAGAGCAACGGACGCAGTACAAGCATTTCAAAGAGCTGTATACGATCATCATGTAGTAGCAGTAATGGGTAGCTGGATAAGTGAAGTGGCACTTGCTTTAGAACCTTGGGCTGCAAGACTACATACAATATATATTACAACTGGCGCAGCAGACCCAAAAATTACTCAGCTAGTTCATAATAATTACAATATGTACAAATATGTATTCCAATTAAAGTACAATGCAACAGAAATGGCACAAACGGTATGCAATTTTATACGCGATGATTTAGTGAAACAGTATGGCTATAAAACTGCCTATGTTGCAAGCGAAAATGCAGCATGGACCGAACCACTAGATGCAGAGTATTTAAAATGTTTGCCAAAAGTGGGCGTTAAAGTTGTAGGACATATGAGATTTGCACCAAATACGACGGATTTTACACCCATTTTGACAAAAATAAAATCAAAAAACCCTGATCTTTTAGTAACAGGTTGGGCGCACACAGGTTTACAACAAACAGTTCAGTGGCATGAAGCAAAATACCCATTCTTAATAGTGGGCATAAATGCTCAAGCAAGCACATCTGACTTTTGGAAAAAAAGCAACGGAGCTACAGAAGGTATAATTAGTCAAGCAGAAGGATCCCCATCCCCCATCACACCCAAAACCATACCTTTTGTTAAAGAATATGAAAAAGTATACGGCATAACGCCTGCCTATGGAGGCTATACAACATACGATTCAATATATGTTCTAGCAAATGCTATACAAAAGGCAAAAACAACAAACACAGACGCTTTAATAAAAGCATTAGAAGCTACCAATTATGTTGGCGTTATGGGTCATATTGAGTTTTACGGCAAGGATAGTCCATTTGCGCATGGCATAAAGTATGGCAAAGGTTTTGCCACAGGTGTGATACTCCAGTGGCAGCATGGCAAATTAGAGACGGTTTGGCCAGAAAATGCGGCAACAAGCAAGGTAATTCTGCCATCATTTGTTAAAAAATGA
- a CDS encoding sulfurtransferase: protein MRDKKFILFFVLFAGLIFSGPVYAKIGILTTQQVGSMLQTQKNIIVIDTRNKQNYLAGHLPNAVNLTENQIIAPKEGELGLMPYNQQLEKIFSEYGLKSNAAYIVYSGEDYNNPANFIAKAAWVISALYWSGIRDIYYMDGGFEKWKSEKFPVVKGNYSLPKSHFIIKFNPSNILAQKGFLLWSINNENTMQIIDSRPRKEYLEGHIKGAKWLYAGDFLEKVSNYWVIRPKSVIENLFTKEDIDINKPTVSYCQSGHLSSVIWLIATSIFDKQSFWSFCGTFANLQKQNKIPINIGPIC, encoded by the coding sequence ATGCGTGACAAAAAATTTATCTTGTTTTTTGTGTTATTTGCAGGTTTAATTTTTAGTGGTCCTGTTTATGCAAAAATTGGCATTTTGACAACGCAGCAGGTAGGCTCTATGCTGCAAACCCAAAAGAATATCATTGTGATTGATACACGAAATAAGCAAAATTACCTAGCTGGTCATTTGCCCAACGCCGTAAATTTAACAGAAAATCAGATCATAGCACCAAAAGAGGGTGAGTTGGGTTTAATGCCATATAACCAACAATTAGAAAAAATATTTTCTGAGTATGGGTTAAAAAGTAATGCCGCATATATTGTGTATTCGGGCGAAGATTATAACAATCCAGCAAATTTTATAGCTAAAGCTGCCTGGGTTATCAGTGCGCTTTATTGGTCTGGCATAAGAGATATATACTATATGGATGGGGGATTTGAAAAATGGAAAAGCGAAAAATTCCCCGTAGTTAAAGGCAATTACAGTTTACCAAAGTCACATTTTATTATAAAATTTAATCCAAGTAATATTTTAGCTCAAAAGGGCTTTTTGCTTTGGTCAATAAACAACGAAAATACGATGCAAATAATCGACTCAAGGCCTAGAAAAGAATATTTAGAAGGCCATATTAAAGGTGCCAAGTGGTTATATGCTGGTGATTTTTTAGAAAAAGTCTCTAATTATTGGGTTATAAGACCAAAAAGCGTGATAGAAAATTTGTTTACAAAAGAAGATATAGATATTAATAAACCCACAGTATCGTATTGCCAAAGCGGTCATTTATCTAGCGTCATTTGGCTTATTGCAACTTCAATTTTTGATAAACAATCATTTTGGAGCTTTTGTGGCACATTTGCAAATCTGCAAAAGCAAAACAAAATCCCTATTAATATAGGTCCTATTTGTTAA
- the ilvA gene encoding threonine ammonia-lyase, biosynthetic, whose product MDNIVRLVIGSSIYDLVKQTPINYAVNLSKNLNNKILLKREDLQNVFSFKIRGAYNKIKSLPEEDKKKGIICASAGNHAQGVALSAKKMSIRATIVMPKTTPQIKIDAVARYGASIVLEGDSYTDAYNACKILIDQTKMTYIPPFDDELVIAGNATIANEILMQTSSEVDYIFVPIGGGGLIAGIASFIKNINPQIKVIGVQPKDSNAMYLSFQAKKKVDIDEVGIFADGVAVKSVGDLTLELVLKYVDDIVLVDTDEICSSIKDIYYDTRNIVEPAGALAVAGIKHYIDEHSISKKTFLAINSGANMNFDRLSFVADRALIGEKQEALYVVELEEKPGSFKRFCMDLIDNINVSEFDYRLTSRQKAYVLTGLNINYKQEKDKFLEKAKRLGYNIFDVTDNEIAKSHIRYMIGGKTALAQNEVLYHFSFPERKGALYEFLSKMKSNWNISLFHYKHIGTDYGKVLVGLEIPPGEIQDFKVYLKDLRYPFTEETNNLICKIFL is encoded by the coding sequence ATGGATAACATTGTAAGGTTGGTAATAGGATCTTCAATCTATGACCTTGTGAAACAAACACCTATAAATTATGCTGTTAATCTTTCGAAAAATTTAAACAATAAAATTCTACTAAAAAGGGAAGATTTACAGAACGTATTTTCATTTAAGATAAGAGGCGCTTACAATAAGATTAAAAGTCTTCCAGAAGAAGATAAGAAGAAAGGTATAATATGTGCCTCAGCTGGCAATCATGCGCAGGGTGTGGCTCTTTCTGCAAAAAAAATGTCAATTCGCGCTACAATCGTAATGCCAAAAACAACACCACAAATTAAAATTGATGCAGTAGCGCGCTATGGAGCAAGCATCGTCTTGGAAGGTGATAGCTATACAGACGCCTACAATGCGTGTAAGATTTTAATTGATCAAACTAAAATGACCTACATACCTCCTTTTGATGACGAGCTTGTAATAGCAGGCAATGCTACAATCGCAAATGAAATTTTGATGCAGACAAGCTCTGAGGTAGATTATATTTTTGTGCCTATTGGAGGAGGCGGTTTGATCGCCGGTATTGCTTCTTTTATTAAAAACATAAACCCGCAAATAAAAGTCATTGGGGTTCAACCAAAAGACTCAAATGCAATGTATTTGTCTTTTCAAGCTAAAAAGAAAGTTGATATTGACGAAGTAGGAATTTTTGCAGATGGTGTAGCCGTTAAAAGTGTAGGAGACTTGACGCTTGAGTTAGTATTAAAATATGTAGACGATATTGTTTTGGTTGACACAGACGAGATATGCTCAAGTATAAAAGACATCTATTACGATACAAGAAACATTGTAGAACCCGCTGGCGCGCTAGCAGTGGCTGGCATAAAACACTACATCGATGAACACTCAATTTCTAAAAAAACATTCCTTGCTATAAATTCTGGTGCAAATATGAATTTTGATCGATTGAGCTTTGTTGCAGATAGAGCTCTAATTGGCGAAAAGCAAGAAGCACTGTATGTAGTAGAATTGGAAGAAAAACCTGGTTCATTTAAACGCTTTTGTATGGATTTAATTGACAATATAAATGTATCTGAGTTTGACTATAGACTTACAAGCAGACAAAAAGCTTATGTGTTAACAGGTCTTAATATAAATTACAAACAAGAAAAAGATAAATTTTTAGAAAAAGCAAAACGACTGGGTTATAACATTTTTGATGTTACAGATAACGAAATCGCAAAAAGTCACATTCGCTATATGATTGGCGGCAAAACTGCTTTAGCCCAAAACGAGGTTTTGTACCATTTTTCTTTTCCAGAGAGAAAGGGCGCTTTATACGAGTTTTTATCAAAAATGAAAAGTAACTGGAATATCTCTTTGTTTCACTACAAGCACATAGGAACAGACTATGGTAAAGTGCTGGTTGGTCTTGAAATACCCCCAGGTGAAATTCAAGATTTTAAAGTATACTTAAAAGACTTGCGCTATCCTTTTACAGAAGAAACAAACAACCTTATTTGTAAAATATTTCTATAA
- a CDS encoding tetratricopeptide repeat protein — protein sequence MNKKDFLIRFFLVLIVFLATQSLSFANSNLKDGIDAYNSKNYKEAYGIFSQLSKQGDSQAQYILGTMYLNGLGVKKDYTKTYNFFEESASQNNSFGEYGLGYLYKHGLGVKKDLLKTLYWWEKSAQLNNKEALYGLGFLYSLGQGVELNYKKSFDYWQKAAYLGSSYAQYRLGLLYYEGDIEKNYINAYTWFDVAKRFSNPNEEIYDLAVHHLNIVKYKLTSNQISQAKELADKLYNQIKNNNQ from the coding sequence ATGAATAAAAAAGATTTTTTAATTCGTTTTTTCCTAGTTTTAATTGTATTTTTGGCCACACAGAGTTTATCGTTTGCCAATTCAAATTTAAAAGATGGTATTGATGCATATAACAGCAAAAACTATAAAGAAGCTTACGGCATATTTTCGCAATTAAGCAAACAAGGCGATTCTCAAGCTCAATATATTTTAGGTACCATGTATTTAAACGGCCTTGGTGTTAAAAAAGACTACACAAAAACTTATAATTTTTTTGAAGAATCTGCTTCGCAAAACAATAGCTTTGGCGAGTATGGTCTTGGGTATCTATACAAACACGGCCTTGGTGTAAAAAAAGATTTATTAAAAACGCTCTATTGGTGGGAAAAAAGTGCTCAATTAAACAACAAAGAGGCACTATATGGCCTTGGGTTTTTATACAGCCTTGGGCAGGGTGTAGAGCTTAACTACAAAAAAAGCTTTGATTATTGGCAAAAGGCAGCTTATCTGGGATCAAGTTATGCTCAATACAGGCTTGGTCTTTTATACTATGAAGGTGATATAGAAAAAAACTACATTAATGCTTACACATGGTTTGATGTTGCAAAGCGGTTTTCTAATCCAAATGAAGAAATTTATGATCTGGCTGTACATCATTTAAATATAGTTAAATACAAATTGACAAGCAATCAGATATCCCAAGCCAAAGAGCTAGCAGATAAACTATATAATCAAATAAAAAACAATAATCAATGA
- a CDS encoding ABC transporter ATP-binding protein/permease: MKQFNKEVFKDAWHLIKPYWVSKEKKTAYILLAAIIFLNLAIVFINVLFNLWYKEFYNALQEFNEKAFWIALGQFTALAFFYIISAVYSLYLNQMLQIKWRKWLTDEFLNKWMDKKIYYHLQVFNHQTDNPDQRISEDLNMFISQSLGLSLGLLSSVVTLFSFISILWIVSGPLHLSVFGFLITIPGYMVWAALIYAIFGTWITAVIGRPLIPLNFNQQRFEADFRFNLVRIRENSESVALYSGEEKEHGHLMRKFADIFENYWKIMVRQKKLTWFTSGYNQIAIIFPILVAAPRFFAKKIQLGGLMQIAQAFGQVQTSLSYIVNSYTALANWHAVADRLRTFEHNIQSIKALQSINNNIKYKPSDYLLSVKNLSIMLPDNKTYLIKNLNFELKPTQSLLIVGPSGIGKSTLIRTIAGLWPFGDGEIELPQKEKTLFLPQKPYLPIGTLRDILIYPNGDPSTDNEVLKELLISLNLKYLSKHLLDVNMWSQVLSLGEQQYIAFGRIFLQKPDWIFMDEATSALDEKSERLLYMRLFKELPQSACLSVGHRSSLLNYHKIKLSLLGEGNWSLEPIKKSDSAKISYLKEEFA, translated from the coding sequence ATGAAACAATTCAATAAAGAAGTCTTTAAAGATGCCTGGCATCTAATAAAGCCCTATTGGGTATCAAAAGAAAAAAAGACTGCGTATATTTTGCTTGCTGCTATTATTTTTTTAAACTTGGCGATTGTTTTCATAAATGTGTTATTTAATTTATGGTATAAAGAATTTTATAATGCTTTGCAGGAGTTTAACGAAAAAGCTTTCTGGATAGCGCTTGGTCAGTTCACTGCGCTTGCATTTTTTTATATAATATCAGCAGTTTACTCGCTCTATTTAAATCAAATGCTTCAAATAAAATGGCGCAAGTGGCTTACAGACGAGTTTTTAAATAAGTGGATGGATAAGAAAATATATTATCATCTTCAAGTGTTTAACCACCAAACCGACAACCCGGATCAGCGAATAAGTGAAGATTTAAATATGTTTATATCGCAATCATTGGGTTTGTCTTTGGGGCTTTTAAGTTCTGTAGTTACCCTATTTTCGTTTATCAGTATATTGTGGATTGTATCTGGTCCACTGCATTTATCCGTTTTTGGTTTTTTAATTACGATTCCAGGCTATATGGTATGGGCAGCACTAATTTATGCAATATTTGGCACATGGATTACGGCTGTTATTGGAAGGCCACTGATACCACTAAATTTTAACCAACAGCGCTTCGAAGCAGACTTTAGGTTCAACTTAGTGCGTATAAGAGAAAATAGTGAAAGTGTAGCCTTATATAGTGGCGAAGAAAAAGAACACGGACATTTAATGCGTAAATTTGCTGATATATTTGAAAATTATTGGAAGATAATGGTAAGGCAAAAAAAGCTTACATGGTTTACCTCAGGTTATAATCAGATAGCAATTATTTTCCCAATACTTGTAGCCGCACCAAGGTTTTTTGCAAAAAAAATACAACTTGGGGGACTCATGCAGATAGCTCAAGCCTTTGGTCAGGTGCAAACATCATTATCATACATAGTAAATAGCTATACTGCTTTAGCCAACTGGCACGCTGTAGCTGATAGGCTTCGTACTTTTGAACACAACATTCAATCAATAAAAGCTCTTCAATCAATTAATAATAATATAAAATATAAACCATCTGATTATCTATTATCAGTAAAAAACCTCTCAATTATGCTCCCGGATAACAAAACTTATTTAATTAAAAACTTAAACTTTGAGCTAAAGCCAACACAAAGCTTGCTCATAGTAGGCCCCTCAGGTATTGGCAAAAGCACGCTTATTCGCACAATTGCAGGGCTTTGGCCTTTTGGAGATGGTGAAATAGAATTACCACAAAAAGAAAAAACACTGTTTTTGCCTCAAAAACCCTATTTACCTATTGGCACTCTAAGGGATATCTTAATCTATCCCAATGGTGATCCTTCAACAGATAATGAAGTACTAAAAGAGTTGCTTATAAGCTTGAATTTAAAATATTTGTCAAAACATTTACTAGATGTAAATATGTGGTCGCAGGTTCTATCCTTAGGTGAGCAGCAATACATTGCCTTTGGTCGTATCTTTTTACAAAAACCTGATTGGATTTTTATGGACGAAGCCACAAGCGCTCTTGATGAAAAATCAGAAAGACTCCTTTACATGAGACTATTTAAAGAACTACCGCAGAGTGCATGTTTAAGCGTAGGCCATAGATCCAGCTTGCTGAATTATCACAAAATTAAATTATCATTATTGGGCGAAGGCAATTGGTCACTTGAGCCTATTAAAAAAAGCGATTCGGCTAAAATCTCATATTTAAAGGAGGAGTTTGCGTAA